The segment AACGAGGTCGGGACGTCGCCACTCGCCGCCGGATCCGAGGTGGACGATCCGCGCGTCGAACTCGCGGGCCAGGGCGGCCGCGCGGTGCAGGACCACGACGCCACGCGAGTCCACGAGCAGGGGTTCGACACCGTCGACCACGGAGATCAACGCTCGCGCGGCCGGGTCGTAGAGCGGGCGCGTCCGTTCGTCGGCGTTGCGTTCGTAGTGGGCCAGGTCGTCGCGCGCGTGCTCGGCGTCGAGCAGGCTCTGCCGCACCGCGGCCACGGCTCCCATGAGCGAGCCCGGGTAGGTGCCCGCCCCCCACCCGAGGCCGCGCAGGGCCACGGCCACGCCGTACTCCTCGCGCAGCACGCGCTCGCGGGGCGTGCCCTCACCGAGATGGACGACGGCGGCACGGCCTCGCAGGATTCCCTGTTCGGGGATCACCGCCGCCACCGCGAAGCCGGCCTCGAGCAGCGCGGTTCGCGTGTCCTCGTCGAGCACCAGGCCGTCGACCACGCGCAGTTCGGGGTGCAGGGCGGTGCTCCCCGCACTGGGGCCGGCGAGGCCGGGATCGCCGTCGGCGGCGTCTCCGCCCAGGCGCGCGTCGGCGAGTTCCCGTTCGAGCCAGGGCTCGAAGAAACCGGCGTAGACCCGCAGACCCTCGCCCGCCCACACCCGGGTGTCGGGCGGAACGTCGACGTCGCCGCGCGGCCCGACCGCGACGATCCGGTCCTGGCGGGCGACCACGGTGCCGTCGTCGATCACCTCGCCGGGGCCGACCACGACCGTGGCACCGACGATGGCGTGGGAGGTCTGGGCGGCCGCGGGCGACGAGGCGCACACGGCGACCAGGCACAGGACCGCGGAGGTCCTCGGCGCTCGGCGGGCTGCACCCGCGAGGTCACGCAGGGACAAGACGATGTCCTTTCGCTGGGAATCGGCGAGCCGCGGGGCCGGGCGGGGCCCGCAGCGGGGCCGGAGAGCGTAGCGCGGTGGGTACCGAGGGGGCAAGGGGACGGAGACGCGTGCTATGCTCGCGGCCCCCTGCGCCACCACCGGAGTCGAGAGTCCCATGCGCCGACCGACGAGTGCGACGTCCGCCGTCCTCCTCTTCTTCCTCCTCGCATTCCCGCTCGCCGGCTGCGGCGACGACGACGATCCGACCGGACCGAACGGGGGGAACGACCCGGATCCGACGGCCGCCTCGATGACCGCCGTCGTCGACGGCGAGGCCTGGACGGCGGTGACCGCGAGCGCCTTCGTGTCGACGAGCGGCTTCGTCACGATCGGAGCGTCGAACGTCGGCGGGGAGTTCGGGATCGGTCTGGGGTTCCCCGACCAGGGAGTCGGGACCTACGCCATCGGACCGGGCGCGATCACCAACGCCAACGTGATCTCGCTGGCCGGAGCCTCCTGGATCGCCAGCACCGATCGCGGCAGCGGCTCGATCGTCGTGACCGAGCGCAGCGACGACCGGATCGTGGGGACCTTCTCGTTCACGGCGCCGCTGGCGTCCGGATCGGGTCCTCCCGACACCCGCACCGTGACCGACGGTGCGTTCGACCTGCCGATCGACGTGCAGTAGGGAGACGACGGAATCGGCGCATCGGCACCGCCCTCTCTGTGCGAGCTTCTCGCGATCAGCGGCACTCGTGTCACTGGGTCCCTCGTCCCGTCTCGCTCTCGTGCCGTCGCGCCCGACTCCTGCCTTCTCGACCGCACCGCCGCTCTCGCTCTGTCCGTATCGCGCCGACGGTGCTACCCTGCCGCCTCGCTCGCACCGAGCCACCAACGTGCACCCCGACGAACCGCACCGAGCCGTCCATGAACGCACCCTCCGCCCGCACCGCCGCCGAGCTCGATCTGTCCCTCGCCCGCGTCGACGCCGTCGTGAAACTGCTCGACGAGGGTAGCACCGTTCCCTTCATCGCCCGGTACCGCAAGGAAGTCACCGGCAACGCCGACGACGAGACGGTGGCGAAGATCGCCGAGCGCATCGCCTTCCACCGCGAACTCGACGAGCGCCGCGACGCGATCCTGAAGAGCATCGACGAGCAGGGAAAACTGAGCGACGAGCTCCGCGCGAAGATCGAGGCGGCGACCACGAAGACCGAGCTCGAAGACCTGTACCTCCCCTACCGCCCCAAGCGCCGGACCCGCGCCACGATCGCCAAGGAGCGCGGGCTCGAACCACTCGCCGATCGCATGTGGGCGCAGGCCGACGAGAGCGGCGACACGCTGCGGATCGCCGCGGACTTCGTCGACACCGAGAAGGACGTCCCGACCGCCGACGACGCCCTGCAGGGCGCGCGCGACATCGTCGCCGAGCGCGCGACCGAGACCGTGGTGCTGCGCGAGATGGTCCGCCGGCTCACCCGCGACCAGGGCACCGTGCGCGTGAAGGCCGCCCGCGGGAAGAAGGACGAGAAGAGCAAGTTCAGCGACTACTACGACTACGAGGAGCGCGTCGCCCGCATTGCGCCGCACCGGATCCACGCGATCCTGCGCGGCGAGAAGGAAGGCTTCCTGTACCCGCGAGTGACCGCCGACACGGACCGCGCCAAGCAACTCCTGTTCGACCGTGTCGTCGGGCGCCGGCGCTCGATCTGGCGCGACCACGTACGGACCGCGCTGGCCGATGCCTACGACCGCCTGCTCGGCCCGCAGATCGAGACCGAGATCCGCGTCGACCTGCGCCTGCGCGCCGACGACAAGGCCATTGCCGTGTTCGCGTCGAACCTCGAGGATCTGCTCATGGCTCCGCCCTTCGGCGGCAAGCCCGTCCTGGCCATCGATCCGGGACTACGCACCGGCTGCAAGGTCGTGATCCTGGGTGCCACGGGTGCGCTGCGCGAAGACGGCCTGGTCCACCCCACCGCCCCTCGCAGAGATGTCGAGGGAACGAAGCGCGCCCTCGACCGATGGTTCGCGAAACACGACGACATCGCGGCCATTGCCATCGGCAACGGCACGGGCGGCCGCGAGACCTTCGACGTGGTGCAGGCCCACGTGCGCGAGCGTGGCTGGAGTCTACCGGTGGTCCTGGTGAACGAAGCCGGCGCCTCGGTCTACTCGGCCTCGGAGATCGCCCGCGAGGAACTGCCCGACCACGACGTCACCGTCCGGGGCGCCGTTTCGATCGGCCGCCGTCTCCAGGACCCCCTTGCCGAGCTGGTGAAGATCGATCCGCGTTCCATCGGAGTGGGTCAGTACCAGCACGACGTCGACTCGAAGCGGCTCGCGCGTGCACTCGAGGACGTCGTCGAGCGTTGTGTCAACCAGGTCGGCGTGGACGTCAACACCGCCTCGCCGGCCCTCCTCGGTTACGTGAGCGGTCTCAACGCGCGCCTGGCTCGCAACATCGTGGCCTTCCGCGACGAGGCCGGGGCGATCCGCCGCCGCGTCGACCTGAAGAAGGTCAAGGGCCTCGGCGCGAAGACCTTCGAACAGGCCGCCGGCTTCCTGCGTGTGCGCGACGGTGATCCGCTCGACGACAGCGCGGTGCATCCAGAGCGTTACGGCCTGGTGAAGAGCATCGCCCGCGACCTCGGTCGTGACGTGTCGGAACTCGCGGGCGACACCGCTGCCGTCCGCAGGATCGATCCGAAGCGATACGTGGACGACGATGTCGGGCTCTACACGCTGCAGGACATCGTGACCGAACTCGAGAAACCCGGGCGTGACCCCCGCGACCGCTTCGAGGCCGTGGGCTTCCGTGACGACGTCCACGAACTCGAAGACCTCCGGACCGACATGGTACTCCCCGGCGTGGTCACCAACGTCACGCACTTCGGCGCCTTCGTCGACGTCGGCGTGCACCAGGACGGCCTGGTCCACGTGAGCCAGATCGCCGACCGCTTCGTCCAGGATCCTTCGGACGAACTCCACGTCGGACAGGCCGTCACCGTGCGCGTGCTCGACGTCGACCGTGATCGACGGCGTGTCGCGTTGACGATCAAGGGCGTGTGACGACGAAGGGGGTGAGCCGGACGGCTCACCCCCCCTCGCGCGCCGATCCCGTGTCGACCGGCGGAACTCTAGAGTTCGGCTCCGACCTCGGTGGGCGCGGGCTCTTCCTCACGGCTCGGTGCGGTGTCGTCGGCCATGCCGGTGTCGTCGGCAACGACCGGCGCGTCCTCGTTCGCTCCGTCCTCGTCCGCTTCGAGTTCGATGCCCAGGGTCGAAGCGAAGCTCTCGACGAAGTCGTCGATCGCGTCGGCCGCACCGCTCGCGAAGGCAGCCAGATCGAAGCTCTCGTCCTCGGACGCGTCCCGCGCGATACCGCGCAGCTCGTGGCGCAGGTCGTGCGTGGCCTCGCGGATCTCGGCCCGCTGCTCCCGCGAGAGACCCGAGTTGCCGCGGGCGAAGACCTTCGTCTCGTCGTGGATGGCCTGGCCGATCTTCTGCGCGGAGCGGATCGCGCCCGGAGCGGCACCGCGATCGCCGTCCTCCAGTTCGGCTCGCCGCCCGGCCTCACGGGCCGCCTCGAGTGGAGAACGACGTTCGACCTCTTCGCTCTCTTCGGTTCCGGACACCGGCTCTGCCGGTCGACTGATCGGCAGCGGATCCGCCTGAACCGGTTCCTGCGTTCCGGGGGTCGTGGCCTGGGTCCGACTCTGGAACGAGACCTTCGAGACCAGCAACGACGCGATCGACATCTGGACCTGCATGGTGAGCGGCTCCCGGACGAAGGACTCTCGGTGACGTTGTCCGCCTTCGATTGCAGGGATCGGCGGACCCCGCGGGACCTTGAGGAGAAACCGAGAGGAACTCCACTCAACCCACGACCGCTGCACACCGCTGCCGGCTCACGCGCTGGAAGAGCGCACGGTCGACCCATTCGTCGGCGATGCGGGTGAACAGATCACGCCCACCGTCGTGCTCGCCGACACACCGCTTGTACTCCGCGAGGTAGAACGCAGCCTCGGGGACGAGACGACGGGGGTAGTGGCGCACCGTGTCCGCGAACTCCGACGCAGTCGCACGTGACAGCATGGCCTCGGCCGTGCGCCCCCACAGATGATCGGCCGCGCTCAGGGTCTCGAGGCGCGCGCGGGCCGATCGGCCGTCGCCGCGGTCCACGTGGGCCAGGGCCTCGAGCAGGCCCAGGTGCGCCGCCTGGGTCGTCGCGGCGGGGCCGGCGTCGTGCGCACGATCGGCCAGGACGAGAACGGCCGGGGAATCGGAGGCCAGCCAGCGGGCCAGTGCCGACCACCCCATCGTCCAGACCTGGTCGGGGTGGTGCTCCGGAACCGCTTCGCGTGCCCGCTCCAGGGCGGTGTGCGCGGCGTGCTGGTCGCCGAACGCCAGGGCGACCTCGGCGTCCATCAACAAGAGCCGGATCCTTCGATCGGACGAAGAGCACGCATCGATGGCCGCGGGCAACGCATTGCGCACGAGAGAAATCGCCAGTTCGTCGAGCCCACCGTAGTGCAGACTCAGGAGCGCCTGCTCCACCACCGCGGGCTGATCGGGAAAGCTCTCGACCAGGCGCATGGCGGTCCGGCGCATCACACCAGGACCGCCGTCGGCCCGGCAGGCATCGAGCAGCATCAAGGTCAGCTGTTCGGCATCGGGACCGTCCGGCCTCAGGTCCGCGAGCAGATTGCACGCCATGTCGGCCCGAGCCGCCGCCGAGTCGTACTGCGCCGTGTCGACCAGGTTCATCAGCGCGAACCACAGTTCCCGGCGCGTGCGCCGGTCGCGGTGGCGAAGATAGGCGTCGGCGAGGGCCGTGTTTCCCCAGTCCAGGGTCCCCTCGACCGTGCCCAGGTGGGCCAGGCCCAGAGCACAGGCGTGGTCCAGCGGCCCTCCTTCGAGCTGACAGAACTCGCGCACGGCCTGCGCGGGCCGCCCCAGTGCCGTGGCGCACAATGCAGCCTTGTACAACGCAGTGTGCCCCTCACCTCGGTCCGGATGCGCTCGATGCAGCTCGAGGTACAGATCCCGCGCCTCGGCAAAGCGACACTGGTGCACCAACTGATCGGGAAGCGAGAGGAACGACAGGTACAGCGGCGCCCCGCGCGCTCGCAATCGGAGTCGGCGCATCCGGATCGGCTCGCGGCCGTTCGCCACCCGGAGGTGGGACCGGCTGAGGGGAAAGGGTTCGTGCACGTCGAGCACCTTGCGGCCGTCGACGGTCACCACGAACCGGGATCCCTCCGCGATCAACCCGAGCCGACAGCACGAACCCGGCGCGGGACGCAGGTCGAGCGACCGTCCCACCAGACGCCCTTGACGGGCCAGTCCGAGCGTGACCCTCTCCGACCGGCCGAGGTGCAGGCGCAAGTACGCGTTCCGCTCGTCGGTGTCGGGAGAGACTTCCACGGCGACCTCCCACGCGCAGAGATCCGTCGGGACCACGATGTCGAGCTCGGCTCTCCATTCGCCGCTCATCGCGACCGGAGTTCGGAGGGCCGCGGACGGGGCCAGGACCCACGCGCCGGATTCGCTCGCGACACTTCCATCGATCAGGAGCGGCGACTCGTCAGGAGCGTCGCTGCGACCGTCGACCCGGACGAAGTCGTGCAGTGACGATCTTCCCTCGAGCACGTCCTCGAGTTCGTCGGCCAGGACGTTGGCGTCGGCGAAGCGATCGGCCGGATCCAGGGCCAGACACCGGGTGACCAGCGGCACCAGTGGTGCCCACACCCGACTGGGGTCGAGCGGTTCGATCTCCCCGTGCAGCGTGCGGTCGACACACTCGGCCGGCGAATCGACCCCGGCCGGCATCTGCAGCGTGAGGATCTCGTAGAGGATGGCCCCGAGCGAATACACGTCGCTCGTGGGACCGACATCCTTCGATCCCCGCATGCACTCGGGCGCGAGGTAACCCATGGTGCCGCCACGACCCGCACGGTCCACGACCTCGGTCCGGCAGGCCAGTCCCCAGTCGATGACGAAGGGCTCGCCGTGCGGAGTCACGATCAGGTTCGAAGGCTTCAGGTCCCGATGCATCACGCCGTGCTGGTGCGCGAATCCCACGGCCCGACAGATGTCCAGGAACAGACGCACCAGACGCCGCCGCGGGAACTCCTCGAGAACATCGGTGTCTTCGGCGCGACGGGCATCGAGAACGTCGTCGAAGGTCCGTCCTTCCACGTAGCGCATCGTGTAGTAGGCGCCGTGCTCGGCGTCGAAGCCGATCCGGTGGACGGGCACGATCCCGGCGTGGCAGAGCTGCCCGGCGATCTGCGCCTCGTGCAGGAGCTGGCGAACCTCCGCCGCGCTCTCGGGGGCGTCGCCGCGGGTCCACGCCGTCTTCAGGGCGACATGGCGTTCCAGCGAGGGTTCGTAGGCGAGGTAGACCACGCCCATCCCACCGCGACCCAGCTCGGCCACGATCGGGTGTCCCCCGATACTCGCCGGTGGCGGGCCATCGGACCCGTCGGGCGTGGGATCGTCGTGTGGTGACGATCGGCCAGAGGCGGAGTCGGTCCCGATGCGCGGATCGGGAGGGTTGGCTCCGGGTTGGTCGAGCGCCACGGTGCGAGCGACGGACATGGGGCCGTCCTTCGGACCAGGCGTGCGCCGTGAGGGAGCCTCGGGCGGGGCGCGTCGCTCGGGACGACGCCCGTGCTCCATCATCGGCGCGTCGGCCCCGGCCTTGAGCCCGACCTCGGATCCTCGTTCGACGCACCCTGCATCGGGCAGAACGAGGAAGGCCCCGCCTCGGAATCCGAGACGGGGCCGTGCGCACGCGGGAGGTGGATCGCGGCTCAGGTCAGTTCCTTCACCTTGCCCAGCAGTTCGGAAGGCTGACGCTTCCCGCCCGGGGTGACCGACTCCGACCAGAGGACCTTGCCCTCCTTGTCGATCAGCACCGTCGCACGGTCGCTGATCCCGGCCTCGTCGAGCCACAATCCGTACTGCTTCGCCACTTCACCCTTGGGGTGGAAGTCCGCCAACAAGGGGAAGTGGATCTCCCCGAAACCCTCGGCCCACGCCTTGTGGCAGAACTTCGAATCCACACTCAGACCCAGCACCTGGGTCTCCTCCGCGTCGAACTCCTCCAGGAGGGCGTTCAGACCCGGAATCTCGATGCTTCAAGTGGGCGTGAAGTCCAATGGATAGGACACGAGAAGAACGTTCTTCTTTCCACGGTACTCGGACAGCGAGACCTCCTGGTCGAGATGGCTGTCCAGGGTGAAGTCCGGGGCCTCGGCCCCGGGACCGATCAATGCCATGTCGTCGTCCTCGGATTTCGGGGAGATGGACGGTGTCCCGCCCTGTGACGGGACGGACGCTACCACCAGCTATCCCACAGCCGCGGCGGACACGCAATGGGGCGGATCCCGACGATCGCTCGATCCATAGGTCTCACCTATTGAATATCGACGATATTTCGTCTGGCGCTCTACACGATGGAGGGATTCCGATATCATCCGTGCGGGTCCTGCTGCCGGCCACGATCCGCTCACCGCCAATTCCCGCCGCGCAGGAGCGTCCGCATGATCCGCTCGTTCTCCGCCCTGGCCCTGGCCTTCGTCGTTGGTGGCTGCGCCCCGTCGGCCGACGGCGGCCCCGATGGTCTCATCGATCCCGATGCGCTCCCGCGCGCCTTCGAGGCCGTGTCGGCCGCGAGCGTCGAGGAGGCCGTCCGCCACCTCTCCGACGACGCCATGCTCGGCCGCGGCACCGGAACCCAGGACAAGGAGCGCGCCGCCGAGTGGATCGCCGAGCGCTTCCGCGAGGCCGGCGCCGTGCCCCTGACCGGCAACGATCTCTTCCAGACCGTGAAGCTGGTCGGCTTCCGCAGGGACCAGGAGCGGTCGAACCTCGTGCTGCGCGGCCCCGACGGGGTGATCGAGCACGAGAACGAGGTCACGCTCACCTGGTGGCCGGCGAACGTCGAGGAAGAGGTCACGCTGCAGGACGTGCCCATGGTGTTCGTGGGACACGGGATCACCGCGCCCGAGGTCGGCTGGGACGACTACGAGGACGTCGACGTGAGCGGCAAGGTGCTCGTGTTCCTCAACGACGACCCGCGCGTGACCGAGAACGGCGAAGAATTGTTCGGCGGCCCCACGCGCACCTACTACGGGCGCTGGACCTACAAGTTCGAACAGGCCCGCGACCGCGGTGCGGCCGGCGCGATCGTGATCCACACCACCGAGTCGGCCGGCTACGGCTGGCAGGTGATCGGCAACAAGGGCGCCGAGATGCAGTTCGGGCTCGACGCTTCCGGCGCCGGCTACGACCTGCCGCTGCTGGCGTGGATGCACCAGGACCTGGCGAACGAACTCGCCGCCACCGTCGACGACGACCTCGAGGCCTGGTTCGAAGCCGGGCGCCAGCGCGACTTCCGCCCGGTGGAACTGCCCGTGACCGTCGACGTCCGCGCGCGCGTCGAGCTCGAGCGCACCACTTCGCGCAACGTGCTCGCCGTGATCGAGGGCACCGACCCCGACCTGCGCGACGAGGTCGTCGTCGTGACCGCCCACTACGACCACCTGGGCATCAAGCCCGACACCGGCCCCGACCAGGACGCCATCTACAACGGCGCGTGGGACAACGCCGCCGGCACCGGCGCGATCGTGCGCATCGCCGAGGGCGTGGCCGTGTCCGAGATCCAGCCCCGGCGTTCCGTGCTGTTCTTCGCCGTGTCCGCGCACGAGAAAGGCCTGCTCGGCAGTCGCTGGTTCGCGGCCGATCCGCCCGTCGACCCCGCCCGCTTCGTCGCGAACGTGAACTTCGACATGCCGCAGATCTTCGGCGTCACGCGCGACATCGTGGCCATCGGCAAGAGCAAGAGCGAACTCGGCACGATCCTGGCCGACGTGGCGAGCCGCTTCGAACTGGCCGACGGCACGAGTCTGCGCGTCGAGGACGATCCCACTCCGGGAGCCGGGCGCTTCTACCGCTCCGACCAGCTCCACTTCGCGCGACTGGGTGTGCCCGGTCTCTACCTTGCGCCCGGGACGGACTACCTGACCGGGCCGGCCGCCGATCCCGTCGAGTACCGCTCCGAGCACTACCACCAGGTGTCCGACGAGGTGAACGCGGTGTGGGACTTCGAAGGACTCGCCCGTGACGCGCGGCTGGTGCTGACCTTCGTGCTCGAACTCGCGAATCGCGAAGCGATGCCGGACTGGTCGGAGGGTGCGGAGTTCGCGCGGCCGGCACCGGGAGTGTGAGTGCATCGGAGGGAGAAGGCCACCGGGTCGATCCGGGTCGACCGGGTCGACCGGGTCGACGCTCCGGGCTCGTGCATGATAGCCTTGAGGTTTCGTCACGAGGCACCGCACGACACCCGGAGGTTGCACCCATGCCCTTGTCCTCGATCCTCTCCCGGGGCCTGCTGGCCCTCGTTCTCCTTCTGTTCACTCCGGCGGCCGCCGACGAATTCGGCGGCGTCGAATTCCCCGACGGCGGACGTTCCTTCGCCGACGTCGTCGTCGACTTCTCGCCGACGGTCTCCAACGGTGACCCGGGCGAACCCTACCTGGACGCCGGAAACGCACTGGAGATTCCCGACTACGACGGCGTGAACACCTGCGATCTCGATGGTTGCACCTTCGTGTCGCTCGGCGACGGCGGCAGCCTGACGCTGCGATTCGCCGACAACGTCCTCACCGGCGACGGCTCCACCGATCTCGACCTGTGGATCTTCGAGGTCGGCCCGGACGTCGAGGACACCTTCGTCGAGGTCAGCGCCGACGGCTC is part of the Candidatus Krumholzibacteriia bacterium genome and harbors:
- a CDS encoding DUF6252 family protein translates to MRRPTSATSAVLLFFLLAFPLAGCGDDDDPTGPNGGNDPDPTAASMTAVVDGEAWTAVTASAFVSTSGFVTIGASNVGGEFGIGLGFPDQGVGTYAIGPGAITNANVISLAGASWIASTDRGSGSIVVTERSDDRIVGTFSFTAPLASGSGPPDTRTVTDGAFDLPIDVQ
- a CDS encoding Tex family protein, whose amino-acid sequence is MNAPSARTAAELDLSLARVDAVVKLLDEGSTVPFIARYRKEVTGNADDETVAKIAERIAFHRELDERRDAILKSIDEQGKLSDELRAKIEAATTKTELEDLYLPYRPKRRTRATIAKERGLEPLADRMWAQADESGDTLRIAADFVDTEKDVPTADDALQGARDIVAERATETVVLREMVRRLTRDQGTVRVKAARGKKDEKSKFSDYYDYEERVARIAPHRIHAILRGEKEGFLYPRVTADTDRAKQLLFDRVVGRRRSIWRDHVRTALADAYDRLLGPQIETEIRVDLRLRADDKAIAVFASNLEDLLMAPPFGGKPVLAIDPGLRTGCKVVILGATGALREDGLVHPTAPRRDVEGTKRALDRWFAKHDDIAAIAIGNGTGGRETFDVVQAHVRERGWSLPVVLVNEAGASVYSASEIAREELPDHDVTVRGAVSIGRRLQDPLAELVKIDPRSIGVGQYQHDVDSKRLARALEDVVERCVNQVGVDVNTASPALLGYVSGLNARLARNIVAFRDEAGAIRRRVDLKKVKGLGAKTFEQAAGFLRVRDGDPLDDSAVHPERYGLVKSIARDLGRDVSELAGDTAAVRRIDPKRYVDDDVGLYTLQDIVTELEKPGRDPRDRFEAVGFRDDVHELEDLRTDMVLPGVVTNVTHFGAFVDVGVHQDGLVHVSQIADRFVQDPSDELHVGQAVTVRVLDVDRDRRRVALTIKGV
- a CDS encoding protein kinase, whose product is MSVARTVALDQPGANPPDPRIGTDSASGRSSPHDDPTPDGSDGPPPASIGGHPIVAELGRGGMGVVYLAYEPSLERHVALKTAWTRGDAPESAAEVRQLLHEAQIAGQLCHAGIVPVHRIGFDAEHGAYYTMRYVEGRTFDDVLDARRAEDTDVLEEFPRRRLVRLFLDICRAVGFAHQHGVMHRDLKPSNLIVTPHGEPFVIDWGLACRTEVVDRAGRGGTMGYLAPECMRGSKDVGPTSDVYSLGAILYEILTLQMPAGVDSPAECVDRTLHGEIEPLDPSRVWAPLVPLVTRCLALDPADRFADANVLADELEDVLEGRSSLHDFVRVDGRSDAPDESPLLIDGSVASESGAWVLAPSAALRTPVAMSGEWRAELDIVVPTDLCAWEVAVEVSPDTDERNAYLRLHLGRSERVTLGLARQGRLVGRSLDLRPAPGSCCRLGLIAEGSRFVVTVDGRKVLDVHEPFPLSRSHLRVANGREPIRMRRLRLRARGAPLYLSFLSLPDQLVHQCRFAEARDLYLELHRAHPDRGEGHTALYKAALCATALGRPAQAVREFCQLEGGPLDHACALGLAHLGTVEGTLDWGNTALADAYLRHRDRRTRRELWFALMNLVDTAQYDSAAARADMACNLLADLRPDGPDAEQLTLMLLDACRADGGPGVMRRTAMRLVESFPDQPAVVEQALLSLHYGGLDELAISLVRNALPAAIDACSSSDRRIRLLLMDAEVALAFGDQHAAHTALERAREAVPEHHPDQVWTMGWSALARWLASDSPAVLVLADRAHDAGPAATTQAAHLGLLEALAHVDRGDGRSARARLETLSAADHLWGRTAEAMLSRATASEFADTVRHYPRRLVPEAAFYLAEYKRCVGEHDGGRDLFTRIADEWVDRALFQRVSRQRCAAVVG
- a CDS encoding redoxin domain-containing protein; amino-acid sequence: MALIGPGAEAPDFTLDSHLDQEVSLSEYRGKKNVLLVSYPLDFTPTUSIEIPGLNALLEEFDAEETQVLGLSVDSKFCHKAWAEGFGEIHFPLLADFHPKGEVAKQYGLWLDEAGISDRATVLIDKEGKVLWSESVTPGGKRQPSELLGKVKELT
- a CDS encoding M28 family peptidase, translated to MIRSFSALALAFVVGGCAPSADGGPDGLIDPDALPRAFEAVSAASVEEAVRHLSDDAMLGRGTGTQDKERAAEWIAERFREAGAVPLTGNDLFQTVKLVGFRRDQERSNLVLRGPDGVIEHENEVTLTWWPANVEEEVTLQDVPMVFVGHGITAPEVGWDDYEDVDVSGKVLVFLNDDPRVTENGEELFGGPTRTYYGRWTYKFEQARDRGAAGAIVIHTTESAGYGWQVIGNKGAEMQFGLDASGAGYDLPLLAWMHQDLANELAATVDDDLEAWFEAGRQRDFRPVELPVTVDVRARVELERTTSRNVLAVIEGTDPDLRDEVVVVTAHYDHLGIKPDTGPDQDAIYNGAWDNAAGTGAIVRIAEGVAVSEIQPRRSVLFFAVSAHEKGLLGSRWFAADPPVDPARFVANVNFDMPQIFGVTRDIVAIGKSKSELGTILADVASRFELADGTSLRVEDDPTPGAGRFYRSDQLHFARLGVPGLYLAPGTDYLTGPAADPVEYRSEHYHQVSDEVNAVWDFEGLARDARLVLTFVLELANREAMPDWSEGAEFARPAPGV